The genomic window CCAACTTCTTTAAAGAGAAAAGATGTGACTCCACTGGTAGCATATCGCTGGTTCGCATTGTGTTTAATGACAAGCCCTTTCTGCAGCTCTGGTCGGTGGTGTTCTTCATGCTTATCCATAAAATTTGGATGAACTCCATGAGCCATATCTGCAGAGACTATTATATAGAACCCACAAGATACTTTAGTGGACTTCTCCAGATTTTTATGTCAAACATTAAGAACTTAAAATTGCTACTGCTTATACACCAAAATAAAGATACCTATTCTACATTGAATATACATATTTTTATAAGTATTTACTTCTTACAAATTGTTGGCCAAAACTAATATGCACACCACAATATATTCACAACTGCAGCCTTGCAATTGACTCAATTGAATATACAGACTTGTGGTATCAACTGAGGTAAGAAATTTACTGCATTATGGCATACCAAGAAATGATTGGCGAATAGTACGCTCGAAAGAACTTTCACCAACATGGTTATTTGCTAAGTCTCCAACTATGCGTCTTATGGCCTGAAACATGGTAGGTGCACCAGCTCCTTGAATAGAACCTGAACCCACCTAAATAGGAGCTGTTAGAAATAGCATCAAGAAATGATGCAAGGTGAATTATCATGATCTGCAAAGAATTTGTCATGATCACTTTAATTTCCTACTGTCATTATCACAGTGGTTGTCCACACACGATGGATGCAAGTAGTTGGCGCATTTAGTTAGTGAGCGAAATTTGGAGTCTACCAAATGATATAAAGCAAAGAAATTAATCAAGAAAAGGATACCTCTTCATTGTCAAACAAAGCAACCATCCGAACTGCATGCTCTGATGCTAAGTCACCAGGAGATTCGCATGAATCAATAAGTGCTCTTAACGCACAATAACTTGAAGCAAGATTGTCTAGTCTTCCAGAAAATATGAATTCGTTGTTTCCACCACCAAGGCAGCTAGGTTGAGTATCACAAACATTTAGTTCAACACTCACTATGTCATCAACATCACAGTTCAACTCATCCGACAATACCTGAGAATCAAAGCCCAAGAATATTTTAAATAGTAATAAGCAATAGATAGGTAAGCTAGAATTAAAATCATGACAGATTAATTATTTCAATTCCATTCCAATCTCAGCATATCAATTGCTAAACAGCAAATATCAATCTAGTTTGACTTAGAAACTAATTCTCAAATCCAAAGTACTAAAAGCACTATCTCGAACATACAAATAGATGGGTAACACACATGAAGACATGTTTCATCACTTATTTTGACATTATAATTTCCGTGCAGTGTTCCTTGCTACTTCATTTTACTTCCAAGCTTCTGCTGCTTAAACCATTCGGTTATTTTCAAATGTGCTTTTATCTaatttaagatagaaaattaaaaaaattacatgcAATCATCCCTTTCTGTGaaagaaaatatttatttttgtgtCTTCCTAGACATTACCATGCATTTGGATGTAAAAATCCAATGCAACCAATTAATTGATATATAATTCTCCTATAGTATATAAAATGTAAAATTAAGTTGTCGGGTTTTCAGAGACTATAAACTACTACATGGATTGTAACTTCACAAGGGatcaatgtttattatattacAGTCAAGTACAAGTCAAACATGCTAGAAACCACAAACCAGAAATTCTAGCCTAAAGTACGATATTGATTTCTAATGTTGCTCGTCCTGAAGATGTCTATATTTATTTCTATGGTACCAGGCCTTTGATGACATTCTTTAGGTTACCTCACAAGGAATCCTGTGTTATAGCAACTACAAAATTATTACAATTCATGTTTGGCAGCACATTAAGAATTTTGATTTCTTCTACTCTAGACTGTACTATATAATTGAAATGAAACATAGAACAATAGTTCTGGCATGCAACTACTGTGAGGCTATATGAaatcaatatcttttttaatAGATTATGCATGGGTTATTCTCCTCTGGTACTCAAATATTCAACTGAAGTTTAAATAGTTAGAATCGATGAACATATCAGTTTGTTCAAACAATTAAGGGGTACTTAATATTCAAATGGAAAGACGGAAAAACAATAGATACCTGCATCAGCAGTGGGTGATGAGAAGATTTAGATGACATTGCAGTActcttttcttttgattccaaAGAAGTTTCTTCATGTTTCAttgagagtaaagggagaagatGAGTCTCTAGATTTGGTTTAAATCCATCCTGGTTCACAGGTACTTAATAAAAGACGGAAAAACAATAGATACCTGCATCAGCAGTGGGTGATGAGAAGATTTAGATGACATTGCagtactcttttctttcttttctttacaaACTAATCATTCAACTCAGTGCAACTAGAACGAATATATCTATATCATGAATTGACCATGACAATGTGCAAATAGAACTAAAACTTTCACAACTTTCACAATAATGGAAGAAGATTGTACCGATCAAGATGAATGGCAAGGGTGGGTATGCGCAACAGAGGCCTCTTCACTTTGACAAGCTTATGCAGATAAGCATTACCACTACCACTCCTCACAATGACCCTCCCTGCAACACTCAGATCCCTATCAAACCAAGTGTGCCACAATCCACCTCCATAGGTTTGCACATTGACCATCGAATATGCCGATTTGGTCGATGCAGATCTTGGCTTCAGCTTCAGACAAGGACTATCCGTGTGTGCAGCTATGACATGAAAACCATCACCAACATTGTACCTTAAACACAAAAATAGCACACAATTCAAACCAACcaaccaaacaaacaaacaaaaatatatattgaTTGTAGTCAAAACCATAGGTATCCTCCTATAGGAAACAATCCTGCTCGAGACTATGATCACTAGAGCGGCATATCTCtcgttaccaagttttaaaacaACTGCATACCTATAAGACAGAACCCAAAACCTGTGGTTAAGCTAGCACAGCCTCCCATCCTGCCAGCTGAACTAGGCTCTGGTTGGTAGCCATATTCAAATCGTTTTATCAACTACAACAGTATGAAAAATGATACTTTGAACATGGTTTTAAATACCTAATTGGACATCATATGAATCGGTAAAATCAAGCATGGATTTCTATTGGTTTCTAGTGTTATGCACAAGTAATAGAATGTAACAGTAATAGTGATAAAAGAGGGGGGAAAAACGAAAAACAAATTTTGATTGTGGAAGAAGCTGAAACTGAAGGAAAGGGGAAGCACATACTTTTGTCCAATGGCGAAAGCAATTAAGCAAGACATGTTTCTGGTGAAGAAGTAGCGTCCACCGGGCTTAAGGTCCCATTCTTCGTTCTCCTTAAGAAGCTGAAACCCCGCAGCCACGAGTTGGCGTTTTGCCTCGGCGGTGGCGTGGAAGTGGGTCCATGATTCGTTCAGATAATCGAGCAAATCGGCCACAATGGAATTGGAAAGGGTGCTGTTGCTGTTTGTGGCGCATGAAAATGAGCGGAGGCGCGTGGCGCGAGTGGGGAATGGAAGGGAAAGTGGTTGGTTGAAGAATGGCGAAGAATAACAAGAACGATAGTGGAGTAACGTATGTGGCCGAGTTATCAGTGCCATTGTTGATTACTCTTCTCCAATCTTTCACTCTCTCTTTCGATTACGCTTACAAAGATTTAGAGccactctctttctctttctctttctctttgtctattttatttttattttattatatgaaaTTTAAGCTAATAAATCTAAAATTGATTTGTGGGGGGAGTTAGTTGAATTTATATATGCTCGAATGGCAAGTATAAATAacacaattaaaataaattattatttttatcggAAAAGCTCTTCATCCATGTAATTTTTTACATGGTTATTAACCAAGTAATTTCCTCCACACGCGCGTCCCTCACCCCTCACTCGTTTATCATACACGCGCTACATATAACGTGCTACAACCTAAAGTTTTGCTCAACTTAAACCTTGTGCTGCAACGTAaacctccttctccttctttctctgcTCGCGTTCTTCCTTATTGATCTGCATTGCCTTCGTCGTTCTCCTCTGGTCGCGTTCATCTTCTCGTTTTCTTATTTCGATCTGgttgcatttatcttcttcctattcttcttcgttttcttcttcgatctacacttctgaatcgaaacaataaatgactcaacttcaaatcaggagagcgatttggattactcttctgaaacgaatcaaactgacaaagtttggattattcaattttgaatcaaattgaatggaatgcaattgctaatttgaattgaattaaatggatggaggtgtactgaattgaattgaattgaattgataatatgtaaattgtaagcagagttatttgaatttgattttatataatggattatgtttcgttcactcagtactatacaattgtttcaccatgagtactgtgttcNNNNNNNNNNNNNNNNNNNNNNNNNNNNNNNNNNNNNNNNNNNNNNNNNNNNNNNNNNNNNNNNNNNNNNNNNNNNNNNNNNNNNNNNNNNNNNNNNNNNNNNNNNNNNNNNNNNNNNNNNNNNNNNNNNNNNNCAGCAAGCATGCATGATTCTGTGCCATAGCATTACCATatggcaaaaaagaaaaaatcaataaTGTGGGTGGGGGTAATAGGAAAAGCAGACAAATTCCTCTATAACTCAAATAATGTGATATTTAAAGCCATAAATTGCTTCTGTATGCAGAAAAGTGCTAGCAGTGAAATCCAAACAATTATAGTGAAATTCAAACTAATCATTGAAGCATTTCAACTCAGTGCAACTAGAACGAATATATCTATATCATGAATTGACCATGACAATGTGCAAATAGAACTAAAACTTTCACAATTGTATCATTAATGGAAGAAGATTGTACCGATCAAGATGAATGGCAAGGGTGGGTATGCGCAACAGAGGCCTCTTCACTTTGACAAGCTTATGCAGATAAGCATTACCACTACCACTCCTCACAATGACCCTCCCTGCAACACTCAGATCCCTATCAAACCAAGTGTGCCACAATCCACCTCCATAGGTTTGCACATTGACCATCGAATATGCCGATTTGGTCGATGCAGATCTTGGCTTCAGCTTCAG from Arachis ipaensis cultivar K30076 chromosome B09, Araip1.1, whole genome shotgun sequence includes these protein-coding regions:
- the LOC107618571 gene encoding probable aspartyl aminopeptidase yields the protein MALITRPHTLLHYRSCYSSPFFNQPLSLPFPTRATRLRSFSCATNSNSTLSNSIVADLLDYLNESWTHFHATAEAKRQLVAAGFQLLKENEEWDLKPGGRYFFTRNMSCLIAFAIGQKYNVGDGFHVIAAHTDSPCLKLKPRSASTKSAYSMVNVQTYGGGLWHTWFDRDLSVAGRVIVRSGSGNAYLHKLVKVKRPLLRIPTLAIHLDRYTVNQDGFKPNLETHLLPLLSMKHEETSLESKEKSTAMSSKSSHHPLLMQVLSDELNCDVDDIVSVELNVCDTQPSCLGGGNNEFIFSGRLDNLASSYCALRALIDSCESPGDLASEHAVRMVALFDNEEVGSGSIQGAGAPTMFQAIRRIVGDLANNHVGESSFERTIRQSFLVSADMAHGVHPNFMDKHEEHHRPELQKGLVIKHNANQRYATSGVTSFLFKEVGKIHNLPTQEFVVRNDMGCGSTIGPILASGVGIRTVDCGIAQLSMHSIREICGKEDIDIAYKHFKAFYQSFSSIDKMLTVDI